The sequence GGATCGTAAATCAACCGTCACTTCTTTCCCGTAGAAATTACTGATTACAAGTAACTTTTCACCATTCCAATTTCTCGTATAGGCAAAAATTTGGGGGTCATTTTCAAAAAGCAACTGATAGTCTCCGTAAGTGATCACATCATATTGTTTGCGTAATTGTATTAACTTTTGATAATGATAGAAAATAGAATCTTGATCCTGTAATGCTTTCTCAGCGTTAATTTCTAGATAGTTTTCCGCTACTCCAATCCAAGGTGTTCCACTTGTAAATCCGGCCTGTTCATCTGTTGACCATTGCATTGGTGTTCGCCCATTGTCACGGGACTTTTGCTGGAGAATCCCAATAATCTCCTCATCGGCCATGCCTTTACTTTGTAATTCTTTATACGCATTTAAAGATTCTACATCACGGTATTGTTCAATCGAAGAGAAATTTGGATTGGTCATTCCAAATTCTTCTCCTTGGTAAACATAAGGAGTTCCTTTCATCATATGAAGCGTGGTTGCCAGCATTTTGGCTGATTCTTTATGATACTGCTTGTCGTCTCCAAAACGGGAAACGGCACGAGGTTGATCATGATTACACCAAAACAGGGCATTCCAACCTTCGCCTTCATGCATGCCAACTTGCCAATCGGAAAGGATTTGCTTTAATTTTAAAAAGTCAAATGGAGCCTTTGTCCATTTTTCCCCATTGGGATAATCAACTTTTAAATGATGGAATTGGAAGGTCATGGAGAGTTCTTCACGTTTTGGGTTCGTATATAACACACAGTTTTCTAAGGTGGTTGAAGACATTTCCCCAACTGTGAGCATATCGTATTTTGAAAAAACGTTTTGATTCATTTCTTGTAAATATTCATGAACTCTCGGTCCGTCTGTATAAAATCTTCGACCATCTCCACTATCATCGTTAGGGAAATGTTGATTTTTGGAAATCAGATTAATGACATCAAGTCGGAATCCATCAATCCCTTTTTCCGCCCAAAAACGCATCATTTCAAAAATATTTTCACGGAGATCTTTATTCTCCCAGTTTAAGTCAGCTTGTGTTTTATCAAATAAATGTAAATAATATTGACCCGTTTTTTCATCCCATTCCCATGCAGAACCACCGAACTTGGATACCCAATTACTTGGTGCATCCCCATCTACTGCATCTTTCCAAATATAGAAGTCACGGAATTGATTGTCTTTTGAAGATTTAGCTTGTTGGAACCATTCATGTTCTGTAGATGTATGGTTAACAACAAGATCCATGATTAATTTCATTCCGCGTTTATGTGTTTCATCTAGTAATTCTTGAAAATCATCCATTGTCCCGTAGCTTGGTTCAATGGAATAATAATCACTTATATCATACCCGTTATCATTTTGAGGGGACTTGTAAACAGGAGTCAGCCAAATGACATCGACACCTAAATTTTTAAGATAATCCAACTTTGCAATGATTCCTTGGATGTCACCCGTCCCTTTTCCTGTTGTATCGTAGAAACTTTTGGGGTAAATCTGGTATACAACTGATTTCTTCCACCATGCTTCATTCATCATTTAACTCCTCATTTCAATTGATTTGGTTTTTGTATTTGTTTTTGGGAAAAATGCTGTTATTAGTTAGAGGTTCATAACAGCTATATTGATTAAGCTCATAAGAAAAATGCAGCTATTGAGGTTGGGATAACTGCATTTTTGTATGGTTCCTAGAAAAATACAGTTATTGTAGGGGTGATAACAGCAATATTACAAACTTGTTGGGAGTTTGCTGTTATCGAGGGTACGATAACAGCAATTATGTGGAACCCTTCGAGAATATGCTGCTATCGAGGGTACGATACAGGCAACTTTGCGTAAACTTTCGAGAAGTTGCCGCTATCATTAGTTCGATAACGACAAATTTGCTCAACTCTAAAAGATATTGCTGCTATTAAGTTCGGATAAAGGCAAAAATTACCCAACTCCCAATAAAATTGCATTTATCTAGGCATTTTCCGTTTTGCAATCACTAACGTTATGATAAATGGAACAACAATAACGATTAACATGCCGATTAGGAAGGTAATCATGCTGCTATCGATTGATAAAAACGCAGGGATTCCTCCAACTCCAATGGAAGATGCTTGAACATTACCTACTGTAATAAAGGCACCCGCAATAGCTGTTCCAATTAAGGCCGCAAAGAATGGATAACGGTATTGTAAATTAACACCGAACATAGCTGGTTCTGTTACACCTAACCAAGCGGAAACCCCTGAAGTTCCTGCTAAGCCTTTCAATTTCTCGTCCTTTGCTGCTAAGAACATGGCAAAAACTGCAGAACCTTGGGCAATATTTGATAAGGCAACAATTGGCCACAAGAAAGTCGTTCCGGTGCTGCCGATTAATTGTAAATCAACGGCAAGGAATGTATGATGCATTCCTGTAATGACTAATGGTGCATAAAGAGAACCATAGACAAGTCCGCCAATTAGTGGTGCTGCCTCAAAAATAGCGACTAATCCATCTGTAATCCAACTACCGATTGTAAAAGTAACCGGTCCGATTAAAATAAATGCTAAGAAACCAGTTACGAGCAAGGCAATGGGTGCAACGACTAATAATTGCAAGGAATCAATGACACGCTTTTTCAACCATTTCTCGATACTAGCCAAAACCCAGGCGGCAACTAACACCGGCAAGACTTGTCCTTGATAGCCCATCATATTCACGTCAAATCCAAACACATTCCAAGTTGGCGCATTTCCTTCTGCTGTAGCTACTGCATAATCACTAGCAGGCATTAATGCCGGATGGACAAGGATTAGACCTAGAACAATTCCAAGTAAAGGATTTCCGCCAAAACGTTTCACTGCTGACCAACCAATTAAAGCAGGGAGGAAGGCGAATGCCGTACTAGCGATGACATTAATCATGTCAGCCACACCAGCCCAAGATGGGTACATTTCAATAATCGATTCGTCTGTAAAAATCGGATTAACTAAAATATTATTAAGTCCAAGAAGCAAACCGGCTGTTACAATCGCTGGAAGAATGGGTATAAAAATATCAGCCAGAGTTTTAATCGCACGCTGCAGCGGATTTAACTTTTTACCACTGGCAGCTTTAACATCATCTTTTGAAGATTCCTGAATACCGGTTTCAAGTACCATTGCTTTATATACTTTATCAACAGTACCTTGTCCAATGACAATTTGATATTGACCATTGGTAGAGAAGGTGCCTTTTACAACATCTAGCTTTTCAAGTGAATCTTTATCCACAATCCCTTCGTCTTTTAAAGCAAATCGTAGTCTTGTCACACAGTGTGTAGCTGCATCGATATTTTCCAAGCCGCCAACCGCTGCAACAATTTTATTAGCCTCTTCGCTGTATTGCATTCCTTGATTTGATTTTTTGTTAGTTTGTGAATTGTCAGGGGGAGCTTCTATTTCAGTACCCTGCAACGAAAGTTCAAGTAATGTCGACTCGCCGGCAATAACTGTGCTATCGGTTGTTTTTCCATAAGAGGCAACTTTATCCCCATTAGTCACGATGATTGGTGTAATATGGCTTGCGGCTTTTTCCTTGATTAATTGCAGATCAAAAGTGACAAGCGGATCACCAACTTTGACATGTTCTCCTTGTTTGACATGTACTTCAAAGCCCTCACCATTCATGGTAACAGTCTCAATTCCAATGTGAATTAATAGTTCAATTCCTGATTTACTTCTTAAACCAACAGCATGTTTAGTGGGAAAAGTTAAGATGACTTCTCCATCAACAGGTGAAACCACTTTTCCATCCGTTGGTTCGATGGCTATGCCATCCCCCATCATTTTTCCAGAAAACGTGGGATCTGGAACACTCTCAAGTGGTGTAACTTTTCCACTAAGTGGTGCAAAAATGGTTTCTTTCTGATTTAGGTTTACCATAAGTAACCCCCTCTTTCATTACTGATCTATGTTTACTTAAGAAATTTGTATATACAAGCTCTATATAAAGTATATCCTGTATATACAAGTTTTGCAAATGCTTTCAAATGGAAATTTATTACTTATTTAGCACATGCTTTTTGTACCGAAGGCTTGCCCAGGTGCAGAAGTGTTATGTAAAAATGGTTCTCTTTAAGGACTACCCTCTTTTTCATGTTTTAAGCTAAGAATCCTACTGCTTCCGCTTGATGACCGTTATTCATAATTTAATTAAGTAAGGTTTCCATTTAGTTATTTTTTTATCCGGAGGCTATTTATGATACAATTTTGGGAAAAGGATCGATACTATATGTAAAGGAAGAAACTCATGTCAAAAACATTACCTGTTCAAAAGAACGAATACATAGATGTTATATTTGAAGATTTAACTCATGATGGAGCCGGGGTTGCAAAGGTGGATGGGTATCCACTATTTGTGCCGAACGGTCTTCCAGGTGAAAAGGCTAAAGTGAAAGTGATAAAAGTAAATAAAGGGTACGGATTCGGGCGTCTTATGGAAATAACGGAGAAAAGCCCTTACCGTGTGGAACCAGAGTGCTCCATTTATAAAGAATGTGGGGGTTGTCAGCTCCAGCACTTGAGTTATAAAGGTCAATTAGTAGCTAAAGAAAAACAAGTGCGAGACGTTATGCAGCGAATTGGGAAACTGCCCAATGTTAAGATTCACCCCGTATTAGGAATGGAAGAACCTTGGCGTTATCGCAATAAATCTCAAGTACCGATCGGCGAGCATGAAGGTGGATTGATCGGTGGTTTTTATCAACAGCGCAGCCATCAAATCATTGATATGGAAACTTGTTTAATTCAGCAGGAAAAAAATGATGAGGTCGTCAAAAAGGTGAAGGAAATTTGTCGTACTTATGGAGTGCGGGCTTATGATGAGCAAAAACATAAGGGAGAGCTTCGCCATATAATGGCCCGTTATGGCTTGAAAAGCGAGGAAGTCATGGTCGTTTTCATTACGCGAACAAATGAGTTAACGAATAAAAAGAAAATCATTGAGGCAATCGTTGAGTCAATTCCAAATGTGAAGTCAATTGTCCAAAACGTGAACCCGAAAAAGACGAATGTTATTTTTGGTAATGAAACTCAGGTTCTCTGGGGAGAAGAAGTGATTTACGATTCAATAGGGGACATTCGATTTGCGATTTCCGCAAGATCCTTTTATCAAGTCAATCCTGAACAAACAAAGGTCTTATATGACAAGGCGCTAGAATATGCAGGCTTAACAGGAGAGGAAACGGTCATTGATGCGTATTGTGGGATTGGAACGATTTCTCTTTTCCTTGCTCAAAAGGCAAAGAAAGTTTATGGAGTGGAAATTGTTCCCGAAGCGATTGAAGATGCGAGAAAAAATGCAGAGTTAAACGGCATTACAAATGCAGAGTTTTCTATTGGAGAAGCGGAAACAGTCATCCCCCAATGGTATGAAAAGGGTGTAGTCGCGGATGTACTTGTTGTAGATCCACCGCGTAAAGGCTGTGATGAGAAATTGCTGCAAACCATTATTGACATGAAACCGAAAAAGGTCGTCTATGTTTCCTGTAATCCAGCTACTTTAGCCCGGGATTTACGGATTTTAGAGGATGGAGGGTACCAGACCGTAGAAATTCAGCCAGTGGATATGTTTCCGCAGACGATGCATGTGGAGTGTGTGGCGCAACTCATTTTAATAGAAGGCAACTAACCCTTGTGGTTGTTGCCTATTCTTGTTCTTGTAAGGATTTACGAGGTTGTAATGAATACGAAGATTACCATCAACGCTACAGTTTACTTTATTCATAAATAGAGCAAGACTTGAGGAGTTAAATTTTCTTAGTATTGTAACTTCATTAGGTTTATGCCTAAATCAACTGCATAATCTCTCGCTCAATTTTTTCAAATTTCCAATAATTCCCAATCTTAACTATTTCGAGTTGGACTACCTCCAGGTCTATTTGTTATCTATATTCAACAAGATTCTCGGGATATAATTTTGTCAATATACATATCAAGTCAATCTTTCTTGAACGTAATCTGTTTACCTTTAAATCTTCTAGAATGAGTTTTATTGTTGTTCCTTCTCCTGAATAACACAGTGAACTGCACTCAATTGTTGTTCCTACGCTACATGCTGAGATAAATAATCCATTGAAAATTCAAGTTCTTTTGGAGCTGAAGACATAATCCAGTTTTATACATATATCCTTCTAATCCGCTAAGACTCCCCAAAGTAAGGTAATGATTTCCATAGGAAAAGAAGATGACCAAATATATTGCTATTGCTATTTATTGCTTTGTTATTTGATAAAGATTTTGGACAAGCTATTAACAATTAGTGGGGCTTTATAGGTGTTAGAAAGGAGGAAAATTCGATAAAAAAAGTTAAGGGAACGGCTATTGTTATTCTCATTTTTTCTTTAATGTATATAACTATATTCGGCATCGTGATTTTTAAAGATAACCATCCTCAGGTTAATAGCACTTATAAGGAGCAGCATGGAGTGGAAAGATTCTATGGAAATGAGGAGTCACAGGATCGTGTGATTCTACTGGAAGAAAAAATGTTTTCAGGTCTTGCACGTGTTAACTTAATAGAAAATGCACAGGAATCTATTGATGTCTCCTATTATGCGATCCATAAAGGATACATTACTGATTTATTGTTAGGGATGATATTGGATGCGGCCGATCGTGGAGTAAAGGTAAGGATTCTTTTGGATGGAATTTTCCATGGTCTTAGATTTAGTCTGAAAGACGTTCAATACGCCTTAATCAATCATCCAAATATCGAAATTAAATTTTATGAACCATTAAATCCTTTACTGCCTTGGACATGGAATAATCGACTCCATGATAAATTACTTATTATCGATCATATGTATGCAATTATCGGCGGCAGAAATATCGGGAATCGTTATTTTATTCAAGAAGGTGAAAAATCCCCTACGAATGACCGAGATGTTCTAATCATTAATACGGATCCCAAGTTAAAGGAAGGCAGTGTTTTGTATCAAATGGAAGACTACTTTAATCACGTCTGGGACCATCCCATTACAAAAGTTCCTTTTAAAGAGCTATCCACACACCAACAAAAGAAAGCAAAAGAAGCCAATCAACAATTAAAACAGAAACTAGGAAATTTGAGAAAAACGGATAAAAAATTATTTGCTAGTTATTATGATTGGGTAAAAATGTCCCTTCCTACTAAAAATATCACCTTTATTCATAATCCTATACAAAGATTTAATAAAGAACCTTGGGCTTGGTATGATTTAACGAATCTCATGAAGAATTCGAAAAAGTCCATAGTCATTCAAAGCCCTTATGTTATTCCAACGAAACCTATGCTTCCTTATATAGATACGTTACAAGTCTCTCCTGAAAAGATAACGATTTTAACGAACTCGTTAGCATCGACAGCAAATGTTATGGCCTATTCAGGACATATTAAACATATTAATGGGATGTCAAAAAAAGGTGTGAATGTATTGGAATATCAGGGGCCTGACTCCCTACATGCTAAAACATTTATCTTTGATAATCAATTGAGTGCCATTGGAGCATTTAATATGGATTCTAGGTCGGCGTTTTTAAATACCGAGTCTATGGTCGTTATTGATAGCGTGGAATTTACCGAAATTCTCGAAAAAGAAATGAACCAGTATTTTAAAAAGAGCTTAAAGGTAGCAAAGGATGGGTCGTATATAGAAGACCCAAACTTAAAACCAGGTAAAGTAAGTTGGGTTAAATCATTCAGTATAAAAGGACTATCCTATATAACGGATTTATTCCAGCACTTATTATAAGGCTCTACTCAATAAACTCAGATAGCTATAGATAAATTGGATGAAAAAACACCAAACTTATCGAATACAGCCTTTAAAAAAGATTGATTGATAGTTGAGGTGGAATTTTCCAAGTTATTGACAAGTTCCCCAAAAAAGGCTGACATTCTAATTAGAATGTCAGCTTTTTTATTTGGGAAGTTATGTACTTAACTAACCTGTCCGGTTTAGTTTATGGGTAGACATTCACAAACTAATTTTTATTAGTGGTTTTCTGTTCCGCAAAGAACGGATCATTTTTTCCGAATTGACTGGCCCGAAACTTCGCACATTTGGCTCAATTTATCTGCATTATTCAATAATAAGTAATTAAAAAATAGCATTAGTAGGTAAAACCCAATGCTATATTTCTACTTCTAAATCACTACGGTAAATTGTATTAGTAAATACAACTTTTTCAGGGATTCCACTGCTCTTTTTGTGGTTAATCTTCCGACAAGGTATAGCAAACTTCGGGTCGTGCCAGGCCAGGCACCCAAAATAATTTCTTAAAAACACGAGGGCTTGCACCATGGATAAATAGACTAAGAAACTAGGCTAACGAAAAAACGTTATAGATATATTGGAATTTTTATACTTCTAGATATTTAAGAAAAGCAAAGAACCGAATTTTCAGTTTATTGCTTTCCTTTTTTCTATTTCAAATTAATTTTTGTTCTTCTTATTATATTAAAATAAAAAGTTTATATTTTTTATGCAGAAATTGTTAACTCTTTGTGAATGGTAGGTGATGGTAATTCGGTTTTAAAATCTAATAACGTTGAGATAATAGGATTCCTAATATTAATATTTATAAAATAGATAAGTTTTGAATTTGTTTATCGATAAAATAAACTTTATATTAGAATAATATTTATTTATACTTTAATAGTAATAAAAATATACATAGTGATATTCAACTACTTCTCTAATCTGGAGAATATTTGTGAAAAGTTGAATATTGTATTTTAACTCTTGTTTTTCCACTAATAGAGATGGCAGAAAGGAAGTGCAAGAATGAAGCGTAGATCATTCGTAACTACTCAGCCATACCCTTGATTTAGGAGTTTGTTAGGCAATATTTTGCTTTATTTGTTTTTGTTTCAGTAAAGACTTGTGCACATACCACTGCATCTTGTGGTGATGTTTGTCATACAACACAATAACAAAGCAGCTAAACACGCTTCTTGGTCAGATTTCTTTAGCTATCTGGTATCTTCATGGGGTGCCTGAGTAGTTACAAAAAGTGTTTTAATATTTTACAGATTGATAGATAGGAGGGTAAATATGGAAGGATTATCTCTGCTTTTAACATTTGGTGTCGGGGCTGTAGCATTTTGTTCACCCTGAGTATTGGCAATGTTCCCTGCGCTATTTGGATTTTTAAGTGGGGAAGTAGCTGGTTCAGCTACTGATCTTCGTTCAATAAGAAAGAAGTTTTGGAAGAATGCAGTTTTCTTTGTATTAGGATTTTCGATTATTATGGTGGTATTGGGGGTTATTGCCTCCTTTATCGGGGAAGCAGTTTCATCTGTTGTAGGAACAGTAAAGGTGATTTCGGGTATAATTCTATTATTCTTAGGATTACATCAAATGCGATTATTTCATCTTAAATTTTTACCGAAGTTCACAAAGCTTGAAACAGCAGTTGCAAATCAAGTTGGAGCTGTGAAGCCTGGTTATCTACGTTCTTTCGTAGCTGGTTTAGTTATTGCTCCTGGTTGGGGTCAAATCTTTTTAGGAAGTGTCCTGCTTGTTGTTGCAGTGAATGGGAATCTTGTTCTAAACATTTTACACATGATTGCCTATTCGTTAGGGTTTAGCCTTATGTTCTTTATTACGTTTATTTTTGGAGAACCTTTACGTCGTCTCTATCAGAAGTTAGGAGATAAAGCTAAGAGAATGGAACAATTCGGTGGGGCGATGATTGTCTTTGTAGCATTGTTAATGATTAGTGGAAAACTAAACTGGATTACTGATTTAGCAAATTGGAAGGGCGGCCTTCTTGTTCGCAATTTCATAGACCTTTTTTAGTTAGAGGTGAACAAAGCTACATCAATAAATTCATTATCTACAATCAGCACACCAGACATGTGGAGTGTGTGGCGAAACTAATTTTAAACTAATTGAGGGGAGCTTGTTTCTTAGCTGAAACGGCTCTTTTTATTTAGTTAGTTTTTGGACAAAATACAGCAAACTTCGGGTCGTGCCAGGCACCCATAATAAAGCCTAACCCTCGTTTCTCTATTTTGAATTAGAGGGTCGAGGGTTAAATCTTTTTACAAACTTTTTTGTATGTAGAACGTTTTATTTCTTACGCTTTACTTCGATTCTATAGCCATCAGGGTCAGTAACAAAGAAGTAAGAAGGTGTTCCACCTGAAAGTCCTCTCAATTCACCTGTTTCATAAGGAGAAGCTTTACAAATTTTATGCATTTCTTCTAAATCATCTACTGTTACGCCTAAATGACTGAAACCATTTCCTATAACATATGGTTCTGCATCATAATTGTAAGTAAGTTCTATTTGTACTGAAGAACCCGGTGAATTTAGATAGATTAAATCAAATTTATCTTCAGGGAATTCTCTGCGACTGGCTACTTCAAAATCAAAAAGCTTAGTATAAAAATCTAAAGTAGCATCAATGTCTCTAACACGTAAACAAATTTCAACAAGCACTTGGTTCATTTTATCATCCTCCGTAACTTTATTTGATTTTATCTTATCATAGATACTATATAAGTACATTTGATACGATTGATTAACGTTAATTGTTGTTTAAATGATTGTTAATGATTTAAAAACAGTATCTTAATTCCGACATACATTATAAGTATCTCGCATTATTAGAAAATGATACGACGTTAGGAGCAGTTCATTCAAGTAGAATATCTGGCAAAATTAATTTTATACTATAATGAAGGGAGTTTGTTTCTTAATTGAAACGACTCTTTTTTTAGTTAGTTTTCGACAAAAAATAGCACACTCCGGGTCGTGCCAGGCACCCCCAAAAAAAAGAAATAATTTTATACCAAATTCTCACTAACTCCTCTAAAAAACATGCAATTGGGGGTGAATTGATATCAATTCACCCCCAATTGGGTGTTTTTTAAGCGATTTCCGCGATATTTGGTAATTGTACAAAATTCGGCTCCTTCTATACATTTGGAATAGAACGTGCGGGAAATGAATTCCCGACTTTGACAAAAGGAGCTTCCCAATGGAAAAACTAAACTATGAAATAATTAAACAATATCAATCTTTTACATCTATTGACGAAATGGATCTAGCGGTTCGTGGGTTCTTATATAAATTCAAATCATCTCTATCAGAGGGAGTAATCAAAGTGTTGAATTTTCTGTGGAGATATTCAGTGAAAGTGGTTGGGGTGTCATTTGCGAAATATGATACCATTGCAAACGAAATCAGTTTGAGCCGCAGAACGGTCATTCGTGCGGTGAAGCTTTTAGAGGAACTTTTATTTCTTAAAAAGATTCCTACCGCACGCATGAATGGAAAGCAAGGAGTGAATCTCTTAGTGATCCAGCCTTTTGAATCGATTGACTCCTTTTACAACCTGTGTCACCCCAGGATGTCACTCTACCTGTCACTCCTAATAAAGCAGAGAATAAGCAAAGCTCACTCTGTGAGATTAATAAACAAAACCGTATTGACGTAATAAGGTCTCAAAATCATCAAGAGTCCATGGAAACTACTCATTCTCCAAAAACACATGCAGAGGAGAAACAGAACAAAAATGTAGAAGAGCAAACTAACGCTACTCAGAACCGTCAAACTCAACTTCATGAAACAGCATGGCATGAACTAGACTCAAGTTTCTTACCAGATTATGTTCATGAAGATTTTATAAAAGCAGCTAAGCCTTTCTTGCCCATTGACGACATCTATAACCTTTGGTCCAAAGTTCATCTTGCTTGTCAAAAATTAAACCTGTCGATCCCTTTAGATGATGTGATCGAATCTATTATCACGGACTTTAAACAAACCATTTTCAAGTACAAGAAAGGGAAAATTCATACAACCTTTGAAGGGTACTTTTACAGGGTCGTGTATAGCAGACTTTGGCATGTGAAAAAAACTGAACATATCCAGCATTGGTACAACAATCTTTTAAGCTAATATTTTGGCATGCAATTTTTCTCAACAATACTAGTACCTAAAGTGTTAAAAAGTAGACACTCTTTAAAAAGAGCTCCTTTTAATCGGTAAATAGCAATATTTTTATAAAAATAGACACCAAAGTTCAATTTTGCCCTCTTTTATTAAAAGGATATTTTCGTATAGATTGTTGCTTTCTTAACCATACTATGTCAAGAAGTTCATAAAAAAAGACCTTAATTAAAAGGTCGATATTTTTTATAATTTGTTTCTTATTGTAACAATGCCCCTAGAAAGACAAAGGCATTTACAAATGAATGAGTTATGATTGAAACGATTATTCTCTTCGTTTTAACATATACAAATGATAAAACGAATCCCGTTGCAATGTAGGATAATAAGTGTTTAAAATCCATATGCGGAACAGCAAAGGCAATTGAAGATACCAAACTTGCAATAAAGAAGTTGGTCTTCGTGTATAGTGTACCAAAAATAATTTTCCTACACATAACTTCTTCAAAAAGGGGTGCAAAAATAATAGTGGTTACTAAGTTAATTAACAACATAATGGGACTTAAAGTGTCTAAAATATCAGTTTTTGATTGACTACGTTCAGATACAGGATTTGTATTGAATATATAAGTTTCGATTAATCCAACTATTATTTGAGCGACTATTATCATAAAAAAACCTATTATAATCCACTTTATAGACTTTTTAAACGGAAGAGCATCCTTTGATACTCCCTTTTTTATATCAGGATTTAATAGAAATAAAATAATAATCGTAGTTAGAATTGAACCTATCAATTTACCATATAAGAAAGCATTTTCTTTTGGAATACCGAATCCGTTTATCAATATGGGAGCAACTACATACAAAACTGAAAAAACAAAACAAATATAAGTCATCAACACTCCCCAATATCTTTTAGACATAAAAACCTCCTATAAGAATATCTGAATAATATAAT is a genomic window of Niallia sp. XMNu-256 containing:
- a CDS encoding type II CAAX endopeptidase family protein, which produces MSKRYWGVLMTYICFVFSVLYVVAPILINGFGIPKENAFLYGKLIGSILTTIIILFLLNPDIKKGVSKDALPFKKSIKWIIIGFFMIIVAQIIVGLIETYIFNTNPVSERSQSKTDILDTLSPIMLLINLVTTIIFAPLFEEVMCRKIIFGTLYTKTNFFIASLVSSIAFAVPHMDFKHLLSYIATGFVLSFVYVKTKRIIVSIITHSFVNAFVFLGALLQ